A genomic region of Dreissena polymorpha isolate Duluth1 chromosome 4, UMN_Dpol_1.0, whole genome shotgun sequence contains the following coding sequences:
- the LOC127876408 gene encoding NF-kappa-B inhibitor cactus-like isoform X1, with translation MTILKDTGGVLQTKADLWHTLLPTLNYNMEGMDEYHSAKKSRSTRPSSVRRISEEEDCRREDELQSTAVTTDPFSGPNEYVSVTTLCDGLDSCELSDFRFSENRESKGVDINDAFQRTAHRVVCQNEELFAKDEDGDTPLHLAIILEYLVLVSKIIQMAPTYTYLSMRNKLFQTPLHLAVLMNQKHIVRNLVCAGADVTAVDRNGNTPLHIACRDGLYEIARYLLEPVRNREIQCNPYDIPYQKIPQDFDIANYDGLTCLHLAVMNGHIDILQLLIERDVDLNMIERKAGRTVLHIACISGDVKLVRTLIGVRACNMDARTYSGYTPLDLALDYKQDGVYTILAAAGAKHSSEYVDSDSD, from the coding sequence ATGACAATACTGAAAGATACTGGTGGCGttttacaaacaaaagctgacctTTGGCATACCCTCTTACCAACTTTGAACTATAATATGGAAGGTATGGACGAGTACCACAGTGCGAAGAAATCCAGATCAACAAGGCCTTCGTCTGTCAGACGGATATCGGAAGAGGAGGACTGCCGTAGGGAGGACGAATTACAGTCAACTGCGGTGACTACTGATCCATTCTCAGGACCCAATGAGTATGTGTCAGTGACCACACTGTGTGATGGCCTTGACTCATGTGAGCTGTCAGACTTTCGATTTAGCGAAAATCGAGAATCTAAAGGTGTAGATATAAACGATGCATTTCAACGCACTGCACATCGAGTCGTCTGCCAGAATGAAGAGTTGTTTGCAAAAGACGAGGACGGCGATACGCCTTTGCATCTTGCAATTATTTTGGAATACCTTGTGTTGGTtagtaaaataattcaaatggCCCCAACGTATACGTATCTCTCAATGCGAAACAAACTATTCCAAACGCCACTTCATTTGGCGGTCCTCATGAACCAGAAGCACATCGTACGTAATCTTGTGTGCGCAGGCGCAGACGTAACGGCAGTCGATAGGAACGGAAATACGCCGCTTCATATAGCTTGTCGCGATGGATTGTACGAAATAGCTCGTTATTTGTTAGAGCCAGTACGAAACCGCGAAATCCAATGTAATCCTTACGATATACCGTATCAGAAAATTCCACAGGATTTCGATATCGCGAACTATGACGGTTTGACCTGTCTTCATCTAGCAGTCATGAATGGGCACATAGATATACTGCAACTCCTCATCGAACGCGACGTAGACTTGAACATGATTGAGAGAAAAGCGGGTAGAACTGTTCTCCACATTGCATGCATAAGCGGTGACGTCAAACTGGTGCGGACGTTAATTGGTGTTCGGGCATGCAATATGGACGCACGGACGTACAGCGGGTACACGCCCCTTGACCTGGCCCTTGACTACAAACAGGACGGGGTATACACGATCCTGGCTGCTGCAGGCGCAAAACATAGCTCAGAATATGTGGATAGTGACTCGGATTAA